The endosymbiont of Bathymodiolus septemdierum str. Myojin knoll sequence CGTTTATTGATATTTCAACGCTTATAGCCTCACTTGGCAGTCAAGAATTTAAAGATATAATCGTGTGTTTTGATGATTTTGAAAGATTATCATTAATAAAACTAAAGGAAGTTTTGGGTCTTATATCAGAATTAAAAGAACAAAAACGATGCAAGATTGTTATGATATTGAATGAGGAAGAGTTAAATGGAGAAGACCGTAAAACTCTATCTAAATACAAAGAAAAGATTGTTGATTATGAATTTAATTACGCTCCCAGTCCATCTGAATCGTTAGCAATATTGCAAAATAAATTAACTGCTTTTAAAGATTATCCTTTAGAGAAATACTTAATAGAGCATAAAGTAAACAATATACGGATTATTAGACGGATTATTAACGCACTAAATGATTTTTGTTTTATCCAGACCCATATCGAAGACGCATCAGAAGTTGCAACTGAGATAGTGGGTAATATTATCTCAGTTGCCGCTATTAACGCACAAACTTCTTCTTTTGATGGGTTTATACAATATGCTGACAATAAACAACAGTCTGAATTTGATGAATCTTTTGAGTTTCAAGAAGATATAAAATATGAGGATTTATTATCCTTAATTGAGGGCGATTATCGGAGTAAAAGCTATTTTTTACACAGTGATCTTGTATCTATCCTTCGCAAATATTGCCAAACTTCTCTTGTTAATGATAAATCCCTTATAGAAATTATTAAATCTAGAGCCGGTAAACAATATTTATATTCTGCGCATAAAAAGATTAGAAAAAAACAGGATAAGCGTTTATACGATATGTCATATGAAGTCGATAGTTATGTAAAAGATTTGTGGGGGCTCTTAAAAGATAAAGGCAGTGAATTTATTATTGCTGAAGATGCATATCTACACCCTGGAAATTTTATATACTATATTGAGCAATTAAAAGAACTAGATATTAAAAACGAAGAAGAATATCATAATTTTGCTATTAAATGCTTAAAAACTTTTATTAAAAATAATCTTGACTGGATGAAAAATGATCATTTTGGAGGTGCGGAAAAGATTTTAGATTTTGATGTGCAATTATCTAATTATTATAAAGAATGCATTAAAGAAAGCAACCAAGGTGCTATTAGTTCAGTTGAACAAATAATAACCATGATGCGCGATATAAGAATAAACTCTGACTGGAACAATGAACCAGAAGTATTATCTAAAATCCAATTAACAGATATAAGGCAATATATTTTAAATAATCCGAAATATTGTAAAGAGGTTTGTAGTTTTTTGTATCATCATGGAAATTCCCCGGAATTTAGAGGATATGTGAAAAATACAGTATCCATTTTCCGAGATTTATCCATATCTCAGGATAAAAATCATGCGTATAAAGCCAAAGAAATATTAAAATATTTAGAAGAAAACAACAAAATAAAATCACAGGAGGATATATGAAAATTTTAGTCATTGGCGGTGGTGGTCGTGAGCACGCATTAGCATGGCAGTGTGCTAAGTTTGATAGTGTTGAAGAAGTGTTTGTTGCACCGGGTAATGCAGGCACGAAATTAGAAGATAAACTCACAAATGTTGATATTGGTGTAGAAGATATTAGTGCCTTGATTGACTTTTCTAAGAGTAACAATATTGACATTACTATCGTCGGTCCAGAGGCACCACTTGTCATTGGTGTAGTCGATGCATTCCAAGCGCAAGGTTTGGCAATTTTCGGACCCACAGAAGCTGCGTCACAACTTGAAGGTTCAAAAGCATTCTGTAAAGATTTTTTAGAGCGTAATAATATCCCAACTGCTTATTACGATGTTTTTACTGAAGTTAAACCGGCCGTGCAATATGTTAAAGACAAAGGTGTGCCGATTGTGATTAAAGCCGATGGTTTGGCAGCAGGAAAAGGTGTGATTATTGCCAATACCCAGGTTGAGGCCGAAGATGCGATTAACGATATGTTGGAAGGTAATCGTTTTGGCGAAGCGGGCTCCCGTGTGGTGGTTGAAGAATTTTTAGTCGGTGAAGAAGCCAGTTTTATTGTTATGGTTGATGGTAAAAATATTTTGCCAATGGCAACTTCCCAAGACCATAAAGCCAGAGATAACGGCGATAAAGGTCCAAATACAGGAGGCATGGGCGCTTATTCACCTGCCCCAATCGTTACCGATGCAATTTTCCAAGATGTGATGGACACTGTTATTCGTCCGACTGTTGATGGTATGGCAGCCGAAGGTAACACCTACACAGGATTTTTATATGCGGGCTTGATGATTGACGACAATGGAAATTCCAAAGTTTTAGAATATAATTGCCGTTTTGGCGACCCAGAGACCCAGCCAATTATGATGCGTTTAAAATCTAATTTAGCAGATTTATGCCTATTGGCCACCCAACAAAAATTAGACCAAGCAAGTATTGAATGGGATACCCGTTCAGCAATGGGTGTGGTTTTGGCGGCAAATGGCTATCCAGATGCTTATCCATCAGGTGAAGTGATTGGCTTGCCAGCAGACAATGAATCAACAAAAGTATTTCATGCTGGCACTAAGATGGAGGGTGATAATGTTGTTTCAAGTGGTGGTCGCGTGCTATGTGCCACCGCACTTGGCACAGACACCAAGGATGCACAGATAAATGCCTATGCATTAGTACAAAAAATTGACTGGGAAAACGCCTATTACCGTACAGATATTGGTTTTAAAGCAATTTGATAGATTTTTTCCATTATTTACACCAAAGTTTTTTCAGGTCGGATAAAAAACCGATAGTTCGAAATAATATACGCTTATATTTACATAAACTATTAGTATAAAAAGTTAAAAAAAACAGTGTTAAATCAACAATAAGCAGAGTTATAAATAACTAACTATCGGTTTTTACAAAACCGATAGTTAGTGTTATAATGTATTTTATTTTTAATCATTTCTTAGCATGAAAATTGCACCGCCACCTAAGCCACTACCTACAAAGGAACTTGTTGAATTAGCGGTTGAGAAAACCCGGTCGGGCGTGATGCCGTGTGTGACGGATAAAAAAGGGCGTTATTCACATTGGGATAAAATTAGACACTTGGAAATCCCTGAGGCGTTTGATGACATTGAACAGTATTGGCATTTTTTGAAATTTTCTCGTGTAGGGCAACAAAAAACACTGCCTTTTACCGAAATGTTTTCTTATGTTTTGACAGATGATATTCAGAAAAATATCCACGAAATAGATTCCCAAATGCATGGTTCGGTTGAATCTAAAAATATTGGCAACAATAAAGAAAGATATATCATTCGTTCGTTGATGGATGAGGCTATTAGTTCATCTCAACTTGAGGGGGCGGCAACCACTAGAAAAGTTGCACGCGATATGTTGAAGTACAATAAAGAGCCTGAGGATTATTCGCAACGCATGATTTACAACAATTACCAAGCGATTAAATTTATTGATAAGCATAAAACAGATGACTTAACGCCAGCATTGGTATTAGAATTGCACAAAATTGTTACTGACAACGCTATAGACAACCCTGATGATGCAGGCAGACTTAGGCAGGATGACGATATTAATGTGGTTGACAATCGCACAGGGAGCGTCTTACACCGCCCTCCAGAACACCAATCATTGCCCGATAGGATGAAAGTTTTATGTGATTTCGCTAATGGCAACGCACCTGATTATTTTATTCACCCCATTATTCGGGCAATTGTTATACATTTTGCTTTAGCATATGACCACCCTTTTGCCGATGGCAATGGGCGCACCACACGCGCTCTGTTTTACTGGGTAGTGCTAAAAAATAATTATTGGCTATTTCAATATATTACGCTATCAACCTATATTAAAAAAGCACAAAGTCAGTATGGAGAATCGTTTTTAATGGTTGAAAGTGATAATTTTGATTTGACTTATTTTATTAATAGCCAACTAAAATTCATCAACCAAGCCATTAACGGCCTGTTTGATTATGCAGATAACAAGCAGCATGAACAAAAAAAGGCATTAGAGTTACTAAGCGCTTATTTGGCAGATGGTAAGCTTAATTCACGCCAAGCGATGATTATTCAGCATTCCATCAAACACTTGGGTGAAGTTTATACAATTGAAGGGCATAAGATATCTCAAAATATTGGTTATGCAACTGCTAAATTAGATTTGGAGAAATTAGCAAAATTAGGGCTTTTACAAAAATCTAAACGAGGACGCGCGTTTATCTTTATCGCACCGAACGACTTAGAACAGCGTATTAAGGCATATAAATGATTATTGTCGGCGTAGATGAAGTTGGCCGAGGTTGTTTGGTGGGCAATGTGGTGGCAGGAGCGGTGATTTTGCCTGATGATTTTTATTTACCAGAACTCACTGATTCAAAAAAACTCAGTGAGAAAAAACGCGAAATTCTATACGCACAAATCACCGAGCAATGTCAATGGGCAGTGGGTGAGTCGGATGCGAATGAGATTGATAGCATCAATATTTTACAAGGCACAATGTTGGCAATGAAACGAGCCGTTGAAAATTTAAATATTAAGTATGACCGAGTATTGGTTGATGGCAATCGTTGTCCAGAGTTACACAATTGTCGGGCAATTATTAAAGGAGATTTAAGCGAACCTGTGATTTCTGCAGCATCGATTATTGCCAAAGTAACCCGTGATAGACAGATGTTTGAGTTGGATAAATTGCATCCAAAGTATGGTTTTTCCAAGCATAAGGGCTATGGCACAAGACAACATTTAGAGGCATTAGCAGAATTTGGTGCGATTGACAATCAGCACCGTTTTTCATTTTCTCCGATTAAAAACCTAAGGCCGCCTCTGTAGTGTGAGACTTAGAGAATACAAAAAATAGCATTTGTTTTTACGCATTTCATCAGTTATGATGAGTCATAATAGCAGTTATTTTTTTATGACACATCCTCAAATGGATTTTTATCTCTAAAACTGCCTACTGCAATAGCAACAATAAGCAATATTAAAGAATTGAAGAAAATCGGCATAATAACGAACGCATAGCCCAAGTGGTGTATCATTTCTCCACCGATAATAGCGGTTACCGCTGTTGCGCCACCAGGTGGATGCATACATTTTAAAAGATGCATACCAACAAGCGCTAACGGAATAGCAACTGAAGTTGCTAATAGGGTGTTGGCAATTAAATAAAAACAACTAACACCAATAATCGCTGAGACAGTATGTCCAACAATTAAGTTCCATGGACGAGAAACCAAGGCGTGTGGCAAGCCAAACATTAGTATTGCTGATGCGCCAGCCGAGGCAATAATTAAGGGCGAGTTAAAATTTTGTAAAATAATATTAGAAAAAAATCCAGCCACAAAAACAGCGATAAATGCACCAATTGCTGAAATTAATAATTCTTTATTATTCAATGTAATTTAATAATATGCGTTAACCTGTGCTCCAACCTCTTGGGCGTCTCATTCCAGCAATCTTACAAGTTTGCTTGACATAGCCATAAGGAAACATTTCAAATAGTTTGGTTTTTGCTACTTTTTTATCAACCCCTAAATCCACTCCCATTTGTTTTGCTGTATGTCGAACATCAGGCGCTGCTCCATGTTCACTATAGTAAATCCTCATAAAGTTAAATATAGGCCAATACTCATCTGTTAGTGTTATGTTTTCTGATTTAGCTAATTCTAACGCTACCTCTTTATCCCAGTCTTCTGGGTGAACTAAATAGCCTTCAGTGTCTAGTTCTATTTCTTTATTGTTAATATTCATAATGTTATAAATTTTATTGTATTTTTATATTCATCGCACTAGGGTCTTTAAAATCAAATCCTTTTATATCTGCATCAGCAGCAAGCACATTAATATATTCCTTAATGCCAGAAGTGGTAGATTGGTTTTGTAAATACTCTTTAATATGCTCTTCTACCATTGTAAATGACAAAGTTTCATTTCGCTCTTTGTCTAAGAATTTAACTTTATTGTTATCATAATAACGCTGACAAGACTCTATACTTGCTGTAGGAATGACGACATTATCACTGATTAGTTGGTTAATCTTTTCTTCTTCATTAGCATCATTTTTTTTAATGCTAGCTTCTTGTAGTAATAACTGCTGTACTACCAAAGCTTGTGCTGCTTTAAAAATAACCTCTTCTACATTTGAAGCATCTGTTTGATATTGCATTTCTTGAAATACATCATCATCGCTAATTTCCACATTATTAATTTTAATAGGCATAGTACTTATCTTTTTCTAACTATCTGGTAATTTGTGCGTGTTAGATATTGTACTGGTACACTCCAGATATGCACCAATCGAGTAAATGGGAAAATAACAAAAAGTGTCATGCCCAATACTAAATGCAACTTAAACACCCAAGCCTCAGCAATAATAAAATCAGCAGCACCTGTTCTAAAAGTAGTAATGTGTTGCGCCCAATTAGCCAAGGCAACCATTGAACTGCCATCTAAATGTTGTGCTGAATAAGGAATGGTTAACAAACCCAGTAACAATTGTGCGAACAAATAAAGCAAGATAAAAGTATCACTAAACTTACTGGTTTTGCTAATACGTTTATCAAACAAGCGTCTATTTAATAAAATTAACATGCCGATTAAACACATTGTGCCAAAAATACCACCAGCAGTCATTGCCATTATTTGCTTAGTACCAGCACTCATAAATGGGTGATATACCCATTCTGGGGTTAATAAACCAACAAAGTGACCAAAGAATAGTAGAATAATACCAATATGAAATAAATTACTGCCTAATAACATACCTTTTTTTCGTAGCAATTGTGACGAATCTGCTTTCCAAGTATATTGGTCTCTGTCATAACGCAATGCACTACCAGCAATAAATATTGTCATTGCAATATAAGGATAGTAACCGAAAAAAAACTGTTCTAAAAAAGTATTCATAATATATCTCCTAGTGTGTTAGTGTAGCACTGGTCTCACAAGTGCTACATTCTGATGATTCTCCGCCAAAGGCTTCTTGCTCTTGCCATAATTCATCCAATTCTTCTAATGTTTCTGGCTCTTTAGGACTATTTTGTATTGCTTCTGCCACTTTAAATTTATTTACTTTAGCATTAGATAACTCCTCTAATGCAGAAAAAATAATGTGATAAGGTGATTCATTCTTTTTCAATTGACCACCAATTAAAGCAATAATATCAATCGTATCGCCCAATGACTCTATGGCTTCTTTTTCATCGCATAAAGATAAGTATTCTAAAAATACAGGTAAATAATCAGGTAATTCTTTCTTATCAACAAACAGATTTTTCTTTGCATACATCTGAGCTAAATCAACCATAGCTGGGCCACGGTCGCGCGATTCGCCATGAATATGTTCAAATAAATTTAAACAATGTGCACGACTTCTGTCAAAAGTTGATACAAAACGTTCTTGTAATTCTAAGAAATCTTTATTTTTGTAATCTTCTATAAAAGACAATAATTCTTTTAAAGTTTTTTTAGATAATAAAGATTCCTGTTTTAAAACCTCAGCCAACTCGTCAACATTTTTATAAACATTGATATCTGGGTAAGACAGTAAAACAGCTAAGACTTTAAGTGTTTGCATTAAACTTTCCCATCCATTGTGTTGGTATGTGTTTTTCCACCAAACAAAGTGGCTGTGGTAGAACCCTCGGAACAACCATTGCCAAAGCTAAATCCACAAGAAGACCGAGTATCAAAAGCAATTTCATTGTCAAAAGGTGTCTCACCCGCATATTCCTTATGGTTGGTAGGAATAACAAATCTATCTTCATGAGCAGCAAGTGCCATGGTTCTATACATATCATCAACCATTTCCTCTGTTAAACCCACTTCTTCCAATACCTCTGTCAAGACAATATTATCAACGCGTTTTGCGCGCATAAAATTACGCATCGCAATCATGCGCTTTAATGCAAAAATAATAGGCTCATCATCACCTGCAGTCAACATATTGGCTAAATAACGAATTGGAATGCGTAATTCTTCAACATTTGGAATAGGGCCTCGATGGTTAATCACACCTTTTTCAACCGCATTTTGAATTGGCGATAAAGGTGGTACATACCAAACCATAGGTAGTGTTCTATATTCAGGATGTAGTGGGAATGCCACTTTCCAATCAATTGCCATTTTATAAACTGGAGAGTTTTTAGCCGCTTCAATCCAACTATCAGGCACACCATCTTTTTTAGCTTGTGCTTGCACAGCCTCATCATTTGGGTCTAAGAACATTTTTAATTGAGCTTCATATAAATCTTTCTCATCGCTCATATTTGCCATTTCTTCAATTTTGTCCGCATCATATAGAATAACACCCAATGAACGAATTCTACCAACACAGGTTTCAGAACAAACGGTTGGTTCTCCAGATTCTATTCTTGGGTAACAGAAGGTACATTTTTCTGATTTTCCAGATTGCCAGTTGTAGTAAATCTTCTTATAAGGGCAAGCGCTAACGCACATTCTCCAGCCACGACATTTGTCTTGGTCAATTAAAACAATACCGTCTTCTTCACGCTTGTAAATAGCACCAGATGGGCATGCTGCCACACAAGCTGGATTAAGACAATGCTCGCATAGGCGTGGTAAATACATCATAAATGTATTCTCAAACTGTCCATAAATTTCTTTTTCTATGGTTTTAAAATTGTAATCTTTTGAGCGTTTTTCAAACTCACCACCCAAAATTTCCTCCCAGTTAGGACCCCATTCTGGTTTTTCCATCACTTCGCCAGTAATCATAGAATGTGGTCTTGCTACTGGTGGAGTCGGCATTTCAGGTGCATTTTGTAAATGTGCATAATTAAAGGTAAATGGCTCGTAGTAATCGTCAAT is a genomic window containing:
- a CDS encoding P-loop NTPase fold protein, with protein sequence MNITNLKEKLENIFKINEPIVILINGKWGVGKTYFWHKFKKELTDKKTAYVSLFGKEKTADIRTDIFLQVMSKNERIVNKTKDLFKGIKTPFIDISTLIASLGSQEFKDIIVCFDDFERLSLIKLKEVLGLISELKEQKRCKIVMILNEEELNGEDRKTLSKYKEKIVDYEFNYAPSPSESLAILQNKLTAFKDYPLEKYLIEHKVNNIRIIRRIINALNDFCFIQTHIEDASEVATEIVGNIISVAAINAQTSSFDGFIQYADNKQQSEFDESFEFQEDIKYEDLLSLIEGDYRSKSYFLHSDLVSILRKYCQTSLVNDKSLIEIIKSRAGKQYLYSAHKKIRKKQDKRLYDMSYEVDSYVKDLWGLLKDKGSEFIIAEDAYLHPGNFIYYIEQLKELDIKNEEEYHNFAIKCLKTFIKNNLDWMKNDHFGGAEKILDFDVQLSNYYKECIKESNQGAISSVEQIITMMRDIRINSDWNNEPEVLSKIQLTDIRQYILNNPKYCKEVCSFLYHHGNSPEFRGYVKNTVSIFRDLSISQDKNHAYKAKEILKYLEENNKIKSQEDI
- the purD gene encoding phosphoribosylamine--glycine ligase, which translates into the protein MKILVIGGGGREHALAWQCAKFDSVEEVFVAPGNAGTKLEDKLTNVDIGVEDISALIDFSKSNNIDITIVGPEAPLVIGVVDAFQAQGLAIFGPTEAASQLEGSKAFCKDFLERNNIPTAYYDVFTEVKPAVQYVKDKGVPIVIKADGLAAGKGVIIANTQVEAEDAINDMLEGNRFGEAGSRVVVEEFLVGEEASFIVMVDGKNILPMATSQDHKARDNGDKGPNTGGMGAYSPAPIVTDAIFQDVMDTVIRPTVDGMAAEGNTYTGFLYAGLMIDDNGNSKVLEYNCRFGDPETQPIMMRLKSNLADLCLLATQQKLDQASIEWDTRSAMGVVLAANGYPDAYPSGEVIGLPADNESTKVFHAGTKMEGDNVVSSGGRVLCATALGTDTKDAQINAYALVQKIDWENAYYRTDIGFKAI
- a CDS encoding Fic family protein, which codes for MKIAPPPKPLPTKELVELAVEKTRSGVMPCVTDKKGRYSHWDKIRHLEIPEAFDDIEQYWHFLKFSRVGQQKTLPFTEMFSYVLTDDIQKNIHEIDSQMHGSVESKNIGNNKERYIIRSLMDEAISSSQLEGAATTRKVARDMLKYNKEPEDYSQRMIYNNYQAIKFIDKHKTDDLTPALVLELHKIVTDNAIDNPDDAGRLRQDDDINVVDNRTGSVLHRPPEHQSLPDRMKVLCDFANGNAPDYFIHPIIRAIVIHFALAYDHPFADGNGRTTRALFYWVVLKNNYWLFQYITLSTYIKKAQSQYGESFLMVESDNFDLTYFINSQLKFINQAINGLFDYADNKQHEQKKALELLSAYLADGKLNSRQAMIIQHSIKHLGEVYTIEGHKISQNIGYATAKLDLEKLAKLGLLQKSKRGRAFIFIAPNDLEQRIKAYK
- the rnhB gene encoding ribonuclease HII, coding for MIIVGVDEVGRGCLVGNVVAGAVILPDDFYLPELTDSKKLSEKKREILYAQITEQCQWAVGESDANEIDSINILQGTMLAMKRAVENLNIKYDRVLVDGNRCPELHNCRAIIKGDLSEPVISAASIIAKVTRDRQMFELDKLHPKYGFSKHKGYGTRQHLEALAEFGAIDNQHRFSFSPIKNLRPPL
- a CDS encoding HPP family protein, which encodes MNNKELLISAIGAFIAVFVAGFFSNIILQNFNSPLIIASAGASAILMFGLPHALVSRPWNLIVGHTVSAIIGVSCFYLIANTLLATSVAIPLALVGMHLLKCMHPPGGATAVTAIIGGEMIHHLGYAFVIMPIFFNSLILLIVAIAVGSFRDKNPFEDVS
- a CDS encoding TusE/DsrC/DsvC family sulfur relay protein, with product MNINNKEIELDTEGYLVHPEDWDKEVALELAKSENITLTDEYWPIFNFMRIYYSEHGAAPDVRHTAKQMGVDLGVDKKVAKTKLFEMFPYGYVKQTCKIAGMRRPRGWSTG
- the narI gene encoding respiratory nitrate reductase subunit gamma, which codes for MNTFLEQFFFGYYPYIAMTIFIAGSALRYDRDQYTWKADSSQLLRKKGMLLGSNLFHIGIILLFFGHFVGLLTPEWVYHPFMSAGTKQIMAMTAGGIFGTMCLIGMLILLNRRLFDKRISKTSKFSDTFILLYLFAQLLLGLLTIPYSAQHLDGSSMVALANWAQHITTFRTGAADFIIAEAWVFKLHLVLGMTLFVIFPFTRLVHIWSVPVQYLTRTNYQIVRKR
- the narJ gene encoding nitrate reductase molybdenum cofactor assembly chaperone — translated: MQTLKVLAVLLSYPDINVYKNVDELAEVLKQESLLSKKTLKELLSFIEDYKNKDFLELQERFVSTFDRSRAHCLNLFEHIHGESRDRGPAMVDLAQMYAKKNLFVDKKELPDYLPVFLEYLSLCDEKEAIESLGDTIDIIALIGGQLKKNESPYHIIFSALEELSNAKVNKFKVAEAIQNSPKEPETLEELDELWQEQEAFGGESSECSTCETSATLTH
- the narH gene encoding nitrate reductase subunit beta, translated to MKIRAQIGMVLNLDKCIGCHTCSVTCKNVWTSRQGVEYAWFNNVESKPGIGYPVDWENQDKWNGGWVSKNGKLQPKIGGKFRLLAKIFANPDLPEIDDYYEPFTFNYAHLQNAPEMPTPPVARPHSMITGEVMEKPEWGPNWEEILGGEFEKRSKDYNFKTIEKEIYGQFENTFMMYLPRLCEHCLNPACVAACPSGAIYKREEDGIVLIDQDKCRGWRMCVSACPYKKIYYNWQSGKSEKCTFCYPRIESGEPTVCSETCVGRIRSLGVILYDADKIEEMANMSDEKDLYEAQLKMFLDPNDEAVQAQAKKDGVPDSWIEAAKNSPVYKMAIDWKVAFPLHPEYRTLPMVWYVPPLSPIQNAVEKGVINHRGPIPNVEELRIPIRYLANMLTAGDDEPIIFALKRMIAMRNFMRAKRVDNIVLTEVLEEVGLTEEMVDDMYRTMALAAHEDRFVIPTNHKEYAGETPFDNEIAFDTRSSCGFSFGNGCSEGSTTATLFGGKTHTNTMDGKV